AAAACCAAATGCCGAAACCAACAATGAACACCCTGTATAGACCAGCCCATTTGCCCAAATATCCTTTATTTTCGTCATTACTGTCAACAAAATAACAAATCGAACGAAATAAAAAATATCCTTTATTTTCGTCATTACTGTCAACAAAATAACAAATCGAACGAAATAAAAAAGGAATTAAATACACAGCAAAACTCACTAAACCAACTGTACAGGTATAAATGCCCGCTTCTTTAGCATTCGTCGCAGAAGTATCAGTTGTACTTGTAGTTGTTGTTTCCCACGCACCGCTATTTACAGCGATAAGTAAACAACAAAAAACAATTAATAACTTTTTTATTTTACTCTCCAGATTTCAACAAAAATACCACACCTCAAGGATTGAGGAAAACCTCTCTTCACCCGGCTATGAAACGACACAAACATAAGTGCAAGACAAGAGCTTCTGCACAGCAAAAAAGCATCCTTCCCGGTATGTTGAGAGGACAAAATCCTCGAAACATCTGAATCGGCACGTGTATTCGGCTACGCACTGGATTTTTAAAACACCCCATTTTGCATTCGTACGATATTACGTCTAGCTTATTCAATCGATATTTTATATAATACTTTACATGAAATTATGTAAGCTAACCCAAAGGAGCAAAGAACAAATCTATAAAACTTTTACATATAAGCAAAACAAACTTCAGGTGAACAAATTTGCCTCTGTTCCATTTAACAACCGTATTGTTTTTGTTCCGCATTGCATGAGAAATACTGCGGTTTGCGCCGCTATTGAAAAAGACAGCTGTTATATTTGCGCAGAATGCGACGGCTGCAAGATAAGCGACATAACTAAACTTATAAGAAAATTAAATTATCGGGACTTGTATATAGTAAAAGGCGGCAGAGTGATTGGAAAGATTATAAGAAAGCAAAAACCGGAAGCTATAGTCGGCATTGCCTGTTTTTTCGAAGGAAATCAAGCATTTAAAATACTAAAAGATGAAAATGTGGCAGTTCAGTTTGTGCCGCTTACAAAAGACGGATGTGCCGCTACGGACACAGACCTAGCAGAAGTTGAAAAAGTGTTGAATATATTGTCCGTTCCAAGACAAATCCGGAACGATAAATTTTTGTTTTAATATCTTCAGCGTTTTTTAATTTGACAGCAGAATCCGCAAGAAACACCGGATTGAGTTCTTTCAGTATGCGGTTCTGTTTTTAAGAGACAATCAAAAAAGGAGATTTGCTCCGGAAGAATACAGAAAAATAATGACAACATTAAAATTTAATGAATTAAATCTATCGAGCGAAATACTTAAAGCAGTTGAAGATCTGGGCTTTGAAGAGGCTACTCCTATCCAGAGTCTGTCAATCCCCAAAATGATGACCGGCATAGACATTATAGGGCAGTCTCAAACGGGCACGGGGAAAACAGCAGCTTTCGGCATTCCTGTTTTAGAAAAAACCAATGCAAAAAATAAAGTCGTTCAGTCAGTAATTTTATGCCCTACCAGAGAACTTGCAATACAAGTTGCGGAAGAATTAAAGCTCTTCTCAAAATACAAAAAAGGCATTAACATAGTGCCGGTTTACGGCGGGCAGCCTATTCAGCGGCAGATGATAGCTCTTTCAAAAGGAGCACAGATTGTAATAGGAACGCCCGGCAGAGTCATAGATCATCTGGAACGCAGAACATTAAAACTCGACACTGCTTCAATCGTAATTTTAGACGAAGCCGACGAAATGCTCGACATGGGTTTCAGAGACGATATAGAATTAATCCTTAAAAGCATTCCTGAAGGAAGGCAAACTGTATTTTTTTCAGCTACGATGCCTAAAGAATTTCTATCCCTTACTAAAAAATACCAGCACAGTCCCGAAACCATAAAAGTCGTAAGCGAAAAATTAACGGTTCCTTCTATTGAACAGTATTATTTTGACATAAAAGAACACCAAAAACTTGAGGCTCTCACAAGATGCCTCGATATGTATGATCCCAAACTTTCGCTTGTTTTCTGCAATACCAAGAAAAGAGTGGACGAAGTTACCTCTTCACTTCAGGCAAGAGGCTATTATGCCGACGCAATTCACGGAGATATGAATCAGTCCCAAAGAAACAGAGTAATGTCAAAATTCAGAAACGGTTCCATAGAGCTTCTCATAGCTACCGATGTCGCGGCAAGAGGCATAGACGTTGATGGCATAGATATGGTTTTTAATTTTGATGTTCCCAAAGACGATGAAGACTATGTACATAGAATCGGAAGAACCGGCAGAGCCGGAAAAGCCGGCAAAGCGTGCAGCTTTGTTTCAGGAAAAGATATTTATAAATTAAGAGATATACAAAGATATACGAAAGCAAATATCAAAAGAATGCAAGTTCCGTCGCTTGCCGATGTTGAAAATACAAAAGAAATGATAATGCTTGATAAAGTAAAAGAAGTTTTAAAAGAAAAAGACCTTGAAAAATACGCCGGAATGGCAGAATCCCTAATTTCAGACGAAATTACTTCGTTAGACGTTGCAGCAGCTCTCTTAAAAATTATGCTTGCTTCAGAAAAAAGAGAGCAGGAACAAAAAGCCGATATTTCGGAAAACATAAACAAATACAGCATGACAAGATTGTTTATCAACATAGGTAAAAAAAATGGCGTAAGAGCCGGAGACTTTGTAGGCGCTATTACGGGTGAAACAGGAATAAACGGCAGTCTGATAGGGGACATTAAAATTTTAGACGCATTTTCATTTGTTGAAGTTCCGCAGGAATATGCTGTCAATATAATTAACGCTTTGCATTCAAGCAATATTAAAGGAAAAAAAGTTTCCGTTGAACCTGCTAAAGGCAATGAAAGCACTATCGGCAAAAGTCATCCAAATTTTAAAAATTCTTCAAAAAAATAAAAGGTAAAACAATTTATAAAAGCGAGGTGCAGTATAGTATGCCGTTATTTGAATTTATATGTAAAAAATGCAATGAAAAATTCGAGATGCTCGTTTTCGACAGCGAAAATACGGAATGCCCTAAATGCAAAAGCAGTGAAGTCATAAAGCAGTTTTCAAGTTTCGCATCGACGACATCCTTGACAAGTCGTAGTTTCGCAGATTCCTGTCCGTCTGCCCCCGACCGCAAACACAAATGTCCAGGCGGTTGTTGTCATTGAGAAAAATTTCATGCAAAAGCCGAAATTTTAAAACATTAGTGATTTTTTCTTTAGGTCTGACAACTGGAATCTGTATAAGATTTTCATTCACAACTCTTCTGGCTATGCTGTTTGCTTCGTTTTCGATATTTATCTACAAAATGCAGGACGTCGAAGAATTAAAGAAAAATCAGGACAAATATTCTTGATTATCTCCTCGCTTCTATATCTGATGGCTGTGCTACTTTCGATTTATTTCACAGCAGCTCTCATTTCGTTTGTCAGTTATGAATTCTCCCCAAAAAGGAATTTTAAAATTATAATTTTGAGGCTGCTTCCTTTTATTATTATCACGCTGCTTTCGCTCATTATGTACAACCAAATAAAAAAGCACAAATTCTTATTTTGACTAACTATAAAACAAGCACAGTTGTATATGCTTGCGACAAGCAGAAGACAGGTGAGAACAAGAACGCCGGGGTTACCAACGCAAAAACTCATTTTCCAAAAATTGCTGAAGATGCGCAATAGGGTAAAGATTATCTTTCTCTCTGGTAATTTCTGCAGATGTAAACAAATAAACAAAGTTATGCGCGGATCTGTTTAAACGTTAAAATAATTCAAAAACCGACCGGTGGCGCTAAGACGGGCTGAAACCCTTACAGTTAAATATGCCATTATGAATTACTTAAAAGAAGATACTATTGCCGCCTTATCAACTGCCGCCGGAAAATCTGCAATAGCAGTTATTCGTCTGTCTGGTGAAAACTCATTTCAGATTATAGGCAAAATATTTAAAACTCATTCTAAACCGGAACAACAAGTTAAGCACGGATACATTACAGACGGAATAGAAAAAAAAGACGAAGTGCTGTGCACTTTTTTTAAAGCGCCTCATACATATACTGGCGAAAACTTAGTAGAAATCGCAGCGCACGGAAACCCCGTAATAATAAACGAAATTCTAAATCTCTTATATAAAAACGGCGCAAGACCCGCAGGACCCGGTGAGTTTACCTACAGGGCATTTTTGAACGACAAAATGAATCTTGCGGAAGCGGAAGCCGTATGCGCTCTAATAACAAGCAAAACAGAAATGTCCGCAAAAGCTGCTTTAAACAGCCTTTCGGGAGAATTCTCTTCAAAAATAAAAAATATTAGAGATGCCGTTACAAATCTTATTGCTTCTATGGAAGCAAATCTAGACCATCCCGACGAAGATAATATGTTTTTATCGCGCAGTGAAAAACTCTCAAGGTTTGATTCTTGCATAAAAGACGTACAAAATCTTTTAAATTCTTATAAAACAGGGAAAATTTTACAATATGGAATAAAAGTCGTAATTATAGGTAAACCCAATGCCGGCAAATCGTCGCTGCTCAATGCAATTTTAGGCAAAAACAGAGCGATTGTCACAGATATTGCAGGAACTACAACAGATACCGTTGAAGAAACAATAGACTGCTGCGGCATTCCACTTATAATCACGGATACCGCAGGCATCAGGGAGCACTCTGAAAACTTAATAGAGATCTTAGGGCAGGCAAAAACCAGAGAGGCTGTCTGTAAAGCCGACATATTAATATGGTTATTTGATTCCTCTTCGGAACCGGACTGCAATGATGCCAAAATAGCAGATTTTTTAAAAAAGTCCGATTTGAACATACCCATTATATGCGTATTAAACAAAAGTGATTTACCGCCGCTATTCTCATCCTCCCTTCTAAACAGAGAGAATAAGGTGAAGGTGAAAATCTCCGCTAAAACAGGAGCGGGAATTGCTGACCTGTTAGACGAAATTGTAAAAATCGCTGGTGTTTCAGAGTCTAAAAATGATTATTTAATGATAAATACACGTCATTTTATTCTGCTGCAAAACACTTTAGAATCTCTAATAAGAACGAAACAGTCGCTATCTGCAAAAGATGCAGATGAAATTGCCTGTTTTGAAGCTCTAAGCGCCCAAATATCATTAAACGAAATTTTAGGAATAAATGTGAAACAGGACATTTTAGACACGATTTTTTCCACTTTTTGTATAGGCAAGTAACCGGTTTTTCCTTTCAGAAAGAATTTAACGGCATATTTAGAATCATTTTCATTCTAGATAAAACATGCTATAATGCTTGACAAAGCTATTTACTTTAAACGTAGGAAATATAAATGACCATAATTCTTCAGATACTTAGTATTACAGTTGGATTTGGATTTTTAATTTTTATACATGAGCTGGGACATTTTCTTGCTGCAAAAATGTGTAAAGTTAGAATATTAACTTTCGCTTTCGGTTTCGGTCCGGATTTAATAAAATACACTTATAACGGCACAAAATACTGCATAAAGATTATTCCTTTCGGCGGATTTGTTAGAATGGCAGGTGACAATCCTAAAGAAGCCACAGGCAGCGATGGAGAATACTTATCTCTTAAATGGTATGAAAAAATATGGATATCATTTGCAGGTCCTTTTTCAAATTATATCTTGGCTGTTTTTCTTTTTACTCTTGTTTTTAATATATGGGGTGCGGTAAAGATACCTACAGATCTTTCCGTAGGCGCTGTAGTCAAAAATTATCCTGCCGAAACCGCAGGAATTATACCCGGAGATAAAATAAAATCAGTAGATTCAGTTGAAATAAATACATGGAATGATCTGAGTGCCAATTTAAAAGACAAAGCGAATAAACAAACTTCTTTTTTAATAGAGAGAGGAGACAGTTCTTTTGAATTAAGCATGATTGTTGCAAAAAACCCTGTAACAGGAATAGGAACAATAGGTATAACTCCGGTAAAAATAAAAGTGGGATTTTTGAAATCTATACATCTCGGAGTTAAAACCTTAATAGTTAACACGATTGTGCCTGTTGTATATCTTGCGGATAAAGTTATGTCACTGGAAAAACCAGAAATTTCAGGACCTATCGGTATTATGCAGATTATGGCAAACGCTGCAAAAATAGGAATGCAGGATTATTTAAGATTAATTGCAGTTATATCAGTTGCTTTGGGACTATTCAATCTTTTCCCTATTCCTATGGTTGACGGTGGGATGATATTATTATTTCTTGTCGAAAGAATTATAAGAAAACAGATAAGTACAAAAGTTGTTCAAGTTTATAATACAACAGGATTGATTCTCATGATAAGCATTTTACTTTTTGCGACATACAGCGATTTGCTGAGATTAGGTATAGGCAGATTGTTCGCAAGTAGTTAAGCTCGAAATTGATCTAAACCTATCTTGGAATATAATTTCCAGTATTTGGGACGGAGATCCTCAGAAAAACAATTTTTCAAATTCTCTGATCTGAAAACCCTTTCTTGATTTCAAGCATAATGTATGCAGGAAAAAAAGTATGCGTCAAAAAGACGGGAAAAACTTTTTAACAGACAATAACATCGCAAATAACATCATTAAAGCCGCAAATTTAGAGAAATACGATGAAGTCCTTGAGATCGGACCAGGTAAAGGTATTTTAACAAAGATTATACAGCTGCAGGTTAAATATTTAACCGCAGTTGAAAAAGATAAGATACTATCTCAGCAATTAAATCACTATTTTTCTTTTCACGGTGCCCGGAATATAAAAATCATAAATGCGGATTTTCTAAAATATAATATCCCAAACACCGAACTTAAGATTATTTCCAATCTTCCGTACAATGTTGGTACAGCAATAATTCAAAAAATCCTGCCTCTAAAACACTGGACTACCGCAGTTTTTATGCTGCAAAAAGAAGTCACACAGCGGCTTGTTGCTCAGCCGGGCAGCAAAGCCTACGGTTATATTTCAATATTTACTTCATATTATACTGATTGCAAAATATTATTTGATGTCTCATCTAGATGTTTCAGCCCGCCACCAAAAATTATTTCTTCCGTTATAAAGCTTACAAATAAAGCATCAGAGCCGACTGATCCCGTTTTTTTTGATTTTGTAAAACATGCTTTCAAAACGCGAAGGAAGACAATTCTA
This genomic interval from Candidatus Endomicrobiellum trichonymphae contains the following:
- a CDS encoding M50 family metallopeptidase, with protein sequence MTIILQILSITVGFGFLIFIHELGHFLAAKMCKVRILTFAFGFGPDLIKYTYNGTKYCIKIIPFGGFVRMAGDNPKEATGSDGEYLSLKWYEKIWISFAGPFSNYILAVFLFTLVFNIWGAVKIPTDLSVGAVVKNYPAETAGIIPGDKIKSVDSVEINTWNDLSANLKDKANKQTSFLIERGDSSFELSMIVAKNPVTGIGTIGITPVKIKVGFLKSIHLGVKTLIVNTIVPVVYLADKVMSLEKPEISGPIGIMQIMANAAKIGMQDYLRLIAVISVALGLFNLFPIPMVDGGMILLFLVERIIRKQISTKVVQVYNTTGLILMISILLFATYSDLLRLGIGRLFASS
- a CDS encoding DEAD/DEAH box helicase codes for the protein MTTLKFNELNLSSEILKAVEDLGFEEATPIQSLSIPKMMTGIDIIGQSQTGTGKTAAFGIPVLEKTNAKNKVVQSVILCPTRELAIQVAEELKLFSKYKKGINIVPVYGGQPIQRQMIALSKGAQIVIGTPGRVIDHLERRTLKLDTASIVILDEADEMLDMGFRDDIELILKSIPEGRQTVFFSATMPKEFLSLTKKYQHSPETIKVVSEKLTVPSIEQYYFDIKEHQKLEALTRCLDMYDPKLSLVFCNTKKRVDEVTSSLQARGYYADAIHGDMNQSQRNRVMSKFRNGSIELLIATDVAARGIDVDGIDMVFNFDVPKDDEDYVHRIGRTGRAGKAGKACSFVSGKDIYKLRDIQRYTKANIKRMQVPSLADVENTKEMIMLDKVKEVLKEKDLEKYAGMAESLISDEITSLDVAAALLKIMLASEKREQEQKADISENINKYSMTRLFINIGKKNGVRAGDFVGAITGETGINGSLIGDIKILDAFSFVEVPQEYAVNIINALHSSNIKGKKVSVEPAKGNESTIGKSHPNFKNSSKK
- the rsmA gene encoding 16S rRNA (adenine(1518)-N(6)/adenine(1519)-N(6))-dimethyltransferase RsmA; translated protein: MRQKDGKNFLTDNNIANNIIKAANLEKYDEVLEIGPGKGILTKIIQLQVKYLTAVEKDKILSQQLNHYFSFHGARNIKIINADFLKYNIPNTELKIISNLPYNVGTAIIQKILPLKHWTTAVFMLQKEVTQRLVAQPGSKAYGYISIFTSYYTDCKILFDVSSRCFSPPPKIISSVIKLTNKASEPTDPVFFDFVKHAFKTRRKTILNCLSSFKNLEKSKAAHILNACALDPFLRPDKLSIPDFLRLIDETRKHIIYSV
- a CDS encoding FmdB family zinc ribbon protein; translated protein: MPLFEFICKKCNEKFEMLVFDSENTECPKCKSSEVIKQFSSFASTTSLTSRSFADSCPSAPDRKHKCPGGCCH
- the mnmE gene encoding tRNA uridine-5-carboxymethylaminomethyl(34) synthesis GTPase MnmE — protein: MNYLKEDTIAALSTAAGKSAIAVIRLSGENSFQIIGKIFKTHSKPEQQVKHGYITDGIEKKDEVLCTFFKAPHTYTGENLVEIAAHGNPVIINEILNLLYKNGARPAGPGEFTYRAFLNDKMNLAEAEAVCALITSKTEMSAKAALNSLSGEFSSKIKNIRDAVTNLIASMEANLDHPDEDNMFLSRSEKLSRFDSCIKDVQNLLNSYKTGKILQYGIKVVIIGKPNAGKSSLLNAILGKNRAIVTDIAGTTTDTVEETIDCCGIPLIITDTAGIREHSENLIEILGQAKTREAVCKADILIWLFDSSSEPDCNDAKIADFLKKSDLNIPIICVLNKSDLPPLFSSSLLNRENKVKVKISAKTGAGIADLLDEIVKIAGVSESKNDYLMINTRHFILLQNTLESLIRTKQSLSAKDADEIACFEALSAQISLNEILGINVKQDILDTIFSTFCIGK
- a CDS encoding DUF116 domain-containing protein; the encoded protein is MKLCKLTQRSKEQIYKTFTYKQNKLQVNKFASVPFNNRIVFVPHCMRNTAVCAAIEKDSCYICAECDGCKISDITKLIRKLNYRDLYIVKGGRVIGKIIRKQKPEAIVGIACFFEGNQAFKILKDENVAVQFVPLTKDGCAATDTDLAEVEKVLNILSVPRQIRNDKFLF